One Brassica napus cultivar Da-Ae chromosome A1, Da-Ae, whole genome shotgun sequence genomic region harbors:
- the LOC106360688 gene encoding probable serine/threonine-protein kinase At1g09600, with protein MGCVSSKGVRTNDGYMETNHVSIPKDRTSKKQPSSEDTSVNGNDATLRLIPNTNHVFSDEEEEKKSFEMKSLESVSQKDTTVELLDNVGPLQPRVSRIASVSNGDRTAKVIAGWPSWLVSVAGEALSGWLPRSADSFEKLEMIGQGTYSNVYRARDLETNQIVALKKVRFANMDPESVRFMAREIIILRRLNHPNVMKLQGLIISKASASMYLVFEYMDHDLTGLASTPGIKFSQAQIKCYMKQLMLGLEHCHSCGVLHRDIKGSNLLLDRNNNLKIADFGLSTFYQRKQPLTSRVVTLWYRPPELLLGSTDYGVTADLWSTGCILAELFTGKPLLPGRTEVEQMHKIFKLCGSPSEEYWRRSRLRHATIFKPQHQYKRCLAETYKDLIPSSALALLDVLLAVEPEARGTTSSALQSEFFTTKPFPSEPSSLPRYQPRKEFDIKLREEEARRRKGASSKQNEQKRFSRAVPAPGANAELLASIQKRLGETNQTSVSETFNPEGDSGSGFRIEPHNPNTNGDNHSNGSSHLRTQRSYVQRGGAQLSRFSNSVAPNRDGSSQFGSMRDALVNQRWLEDGSGNCNLSQRLLEKPNGLRKDDPSSSSKGPLMGYDGEKRERIHYSGPLISGEGNLDEMLKEHERQILLAVRRAQADKAKRDVSRQARGSFLANGS; from the exons ATGGGGTGCGTATCCTCAAAAGGAGTGCGAACGAACGATGGTTACATGGAGACCAACCATGTAAGTATTCCAAAAGACAGAACCTCCAAGAAACAACCATCTTCAGAGGACACAAGCGTTAATGGAAACGACGCCACACTGAGGTTAATACCCAATACTAACCATGTCTTCtctgatgaggaggaggagaagaagagctTTGAGATGAAATCTCTTGAATCAGTTTCTCAAAAAGACACCACTGTCGAGTTACTTGATAATGTAGGACCGTTGCAGCCAAGAGTGAGTCGAATTGCTAGTGTCTCCAATGGAGACAGAACAGCTAAGGTTATTGCCGGCTGGCCCTCTTGGTTGGTTTCCGTTGCTGGCGAAGCTCTCAGTGGATGGCTTCCTCGTTCTGCAGATTCCTTCGAGAAGTTAGAGATG ATTGGGCAAGGGACGTATAGCAATGTGTACAGAGCCCGTGATCTCGAAACGAACCAGATCGTTGCGCTGAAGAAGGTTCGGTTTGCTAATATGGATCCAGAGAGTGTGAGGTTCATGGCCAGAGAGATAATCATCCTCCGTAGGCTTAACCATCCAAACGTTATGAAACTCCAAGGGCTTATCATTTCAAAGGCTTCCGCAAGTATGTATCTTGTGTTTGAATACATGGACCATGATCTTACAGGCCTTGCTTCAACCCCTGGGATTAAATTCTCTCAAGCACAG ATCAAATGCTACATGAAGCAGTTGATGCTTGGCTTAGAACATTGCCATAGCTGTGGTGTGTTGCACCGTGACATCAAGGGATCGAATCTTCTGCTAGACCGTAACAATAATCTCAAGATTGCTGATTTTGGTCTCTCTACTTTTTACCAACGGAAACAGCCTCTGACTAGCCGTGTTGTGACCTTGTGGTACCGCCCGCCTGAGCTTCTGCTCGGTTCCACAGACTATGGAGTCACGGCTGATCTGTGGAGCACAGGATGTATACTCGCTGAGCTCTTTACTGGAAAGCCTCTCCTTCCCGGAAGAACCGAG GTAGAACAAATGCACAAGATCTTTAAGCTCTGTGGATCACCTTCAGAGGAGTATTGGAGAAGATCAAGATTGCGGCATGCAACCATCTTTAAACCTCAACATCAGTACAAGCGATGTTTAGCTGAGACATATAAGGATCTTATCCCTTCTTCAGCTTTGGCTCTCCTTGATGTTCTTCTAGCTGTAGAGCCGGAAGCACGTGGAACCACATCCTCTGCCCTTCAAAGCGAG tTCTTTACTACAAAACCTTTTCCAAGCGAGCCATCAAGCTTACCGAGATATCAGCCAAGGAAAGAATTTGATATCAAGCTTCGAGAAGAGGAAGCAAGACG AAGGAAAGGTGCGAGCAGTAAACAGAATGAACAAAAACGGTTTTCAAGAGCTGTACCTGCTCCTGGTGCCAATGCAGAGTTACTGGCATCAATACAG AAACGTCTAGGGGAGACTAACCAGACAAGCGTGAGTGAGACATTTAATCCTGAGGGAGATTCTGGCTCTGGCTTCAGGATTGAGCCACACAATCCCAACACAAATGGTGACAATCATTCTAACGGGTCAAGCCATCTGAGAACACAAAGGTCCTATGTCCAACGTGGAGGAGCCCAGTTGTCAAGATTCTCAAACTCGGTTGCACCTAACAGAGATGGTTCTTCACAGTTTGGAAGTATGAGAGACGCCTTAGTGAATCAACGCTGGCTTGAAGATGGTTCTGGGAATTGCAATTTGTCCCAAAGATTGCTTGAGAAACCCAATGGTTTGAGGAAAGATGACCCTTCGTCCTCTAGCAAAGGCCCATTAATG GGTTATgatggagagaagagagagaggattCATTACTCAGGACCGTTGATCTCAGGAGAAGGAAACTTGGATGAAATGTTGAAAGAACATGAAAGGCAGATCTTGTTGGCTGTACGTCGAGCTCAAGCTGATAAGGCTAAGAGGGACGTTAGCAGACAGGCCCGGGGCTCGTTTCTGGCTAATGGAAGTTGA